The Bryobacteraceae bacterium genome includes a window with the following:
- a CDS encoding putative mannose-6-phosphate isomerase ManA — protein MSEPRLVKIRPAVQHYDWGGTEALPALLGVSNPDRKPFAELWYGAHLKAPSLAETERGGIPLDALIAEDPQGWLGEAALRRFGSALPFLFKVLDARRMLSIQVHPTREQACEGFERENALGIPIHAPHRNYRDRNHKPEVHAAQSGFWMLHGFRPLEQISAWMESRPEARGVMPEFPARLREAADDRQRRAALLRELYTHIMHLPQERVDELLDQLLERLEKTGPWPPETPEHWALRAAREFPLPGGRRDRGIFSIFLLNLVQLRPGQGTYQPAGVLHAYLQGTTVELMANSDNVLRGGLTPKHVDVAELLRVVRFEDGPVEVLEGEPDGGDERVYRTEAEDFELSSIVLEGAAAVRETRGPEILLVMEGAGAATAGARRLELRRGEAVLAGAGVRWEFRAEGRAAVWRAKTGLAG, from the coding sequence ATGAGTGAGCCGCGCCTGGTGAAGATCCGCCCGGCGGTCCAGCACTATGACTGGGGCGGCACGGAAGCGCTGCCCGCTCTGCTGGGCGTGAGCAATCCGGATCGAAAACCGTTCGCCGAGCTCTGGTACGGCGCGCACCTCAAGGCGCCGTCGCTGGCGGAGACGGAGCGGGGCGGAATCCCGCTGGACGCGCTGATCGCGGAAGACCCGCAAGGCTGGCTGGGCGAGGCTGCCCTGCGCCGCTTCGGTTCGGCGCTGCCTTTCCTGTTCAAGGTTCTCGATGCGCGCCGGATGCTGTCCATTCAGGTGCACCCGACGCGCGAGCAGGCGTGCGAGGGGTTCGAGCGCGAGAACGCCCTGGGGATTCCGATCCACGCGCCGCACCGCAACTACCGCGACCGGAATCACAAGCCGGAGGTGCACGCGGCGCAGAGCGGGTTCTGGATGCTGCACGGCTTCCGCCCGCTCGAACAGATCAGCGCGTGGATGGAGAGCAGGCCGGAAGCGCGCGGCGTCATGCCGGAGTTCCCCGCGCGTCTGCGCGAAGCCGCGGATGACCGGCAGCGCCGCGCCGCGCTGCTCCGCGAGCTGTACACGCACATCATGCACCTGCCGCAGGAGCGGGTCGACGAGCTGCTCGACCAGCTGCTCGAACGGCTGGAAAAGACAGGCCCCTGGCCCCCGGAAACGCCCGAGCACTGGGCCCTGCGCGCCGCGCGCGAGTTTCCCCTGCCCGGCGGACGGCGCGACCGCGGGATTTTCTCCATTTTCCTTCTGAACCTCGTGCAGCTGCGGCCGGGGCAGGGGACGTATCAGCCCGCCGGAGTGCTGCACGCGTACCTGCAGGGAACGACCGTCGAACTGATGGCGAACTCGGACAATGTCCTGCGGGGCGGGCTGACGCCGAAGCACGTGGATGTGGCCGAGCTGCTGCGGGTGGTGCGGTTCGAAGACGGGCCCGTGGAGGTGCTTGAGGGAGAACCGGACGGCGGGGACGAACGCGTGTACCGCACGGAGGCGGAGGACTTCGAGCTGAGCTCGATCGTGCTGGAGGGGGCGGCAGCCGTGCGGGAGACGCGCGGACCGGAGATCCTGCTGGTGATGGAAGGCGCGGGGGCGGCAACGGCTGGCGCCCGGCGGCTGGAACTTCGCCGCGGCGAGGCGGTTCTGGCCGGGGCGGGCGTCCGGTGGGAGTTCCGCGCGGAGGGGCGCGCGGCGGTGTGGCGCGCGAAAACGGGCCTGGCCGGCTGA